A stretch of Castanea sativa cultivar Marrone di Chiusa Pesio chromosome 2, ASM4071231v1 DNA encodes these proteins:
- the LOC142623190 gene encoding uncharacterized protein LOC142623190 — protein MSMGAITIACATTTTQRHRLTHFSEYTPSFYFPLPSVRFASKRSLFFTKRSSMASSIQVHASSTIAEGAANEEMKAGSSGFVGENDLLIVGPGVLGRIVAEKWREEHPGSQIFGQTVTTDHHDELIKMGINPSSKGNEVTNRFPYVIFCAPPSRTSDYPGDVRLAASNWNGEGSFLFTSSSAPYDCNDNGPCDEDTPVVPIGRSPRTDVLLKAEKVVLEYGGCVLRLAGLYKADRGAHVYWLEKGTVETRPDHILNLIHYEDAASLAIAILKKKLRGQIFLGCDNHPLSRQEVMDLVTKSGKFSKKFEAFTGSSDPLGKRLNNSKTRKELGWEPRYPSFANFLGLSE, from the exons aTGTCAATGGGAGCCATTACCATTGCGTGTGCCACAACAACAACTCAGCGACACAGACTCACACATTTCTCAGAGTACACTCCAAGCTTTTATTTTCCTCTTCCATCGGTACGTTTCGCCTCGAAACGCTCGCTCTTCTTCACGAAACGCTCTTCGATGGCCTCGTCTATCCAAGTCCACGCTTCCTCCACCATTG CTGAAGGAGCGGCAAACGAAGAAATGAAGGCTGGTTCGTCTGGATTTGTGGGAGAGAACGATTTGCTGATTGTGGGACCAGGTGTTCTTGGTCGCATAGTCGCGGAAAAATGGCGGGAG GAACATCCAGGTAGCCAAATATTTGGGCAAACAGTTACCACTGATCACCATGACGAATTGATTAAGATGGGGATTAATCCATCTTCGAAGGGGAATGAAGTGACGAATCGGTTTCCCTATGTTATTTTCTGTGCTCCTCCTTCCCGAACTTCAGACTATCCCGGTGATGTGCG GCTTGCTGCGTCGAATTGGAATGGTGAAGGTTCTTTCTTATTTACATCAAGCTCTGCACCATATGATTGCAACGACAATGGACCATGTGATGAG GACACCCCAGTAGTACCCATCGGAAGGAGCCCTAGGACAGATGTCCTTCTAAAAGCAGAGAAAGTAGTGCTGGAATATGGTGGTTGTGTTCTTAGGTTGGCAGGACTTTAC AAAGCAGATAGAGGTGCACATGTTTATTGGTTAGAGAAAGGGACTGTTGAAACTCGTCCTGATCATATCCTGAATCTTATACACTATGAG GATGCAGCTTCCCTTGCAATTGCAATCTTAAAGAAGAAACTTCGTGGCcagatttttttgggttgtgaTAATCATCCTTTATCCAG GCAGGAAGTAATGGACTTGGTTACAAAAAGTGGGaaattcagcaaaaagtttGAGGCCTTTACAG GCAGTAGTGATCCCTTGGGTAAGAGATTGAACAACTCAAAAACTCGCAAGGAATTGGGATGGGAGCCGAGATACCCAAGCTTTGCTAATTTTCTTGGATTATCTGAGTAA